The following are encoded in a window of Plasmodium vivax chromosome 10, whole genome shotgun sequence genomic DNA:
- a CDS encoding hypothetical protein, conserved (encoded by transcript PVX_080620A), whose product MDRLIHLNEYTKVFQFGADERRREEKHTGKKHPAECSEKERHYSKVKGKNAFILPSNNVEERSPSRKLHPCKESKNEYHQLGSEVPSSSLSLPPKSGNTLSHPQYEVKRRDTRKTLNCCLEEVCICKRCYMNELHERKKRTAVYTLEFNNLVDCEPVSGHHLVKRNATLAHGLKHKGKHCQERSPGEGNRRGMVVEKLPEQIPQKKNLFQFLNSIFSVN is encoded by the coding sequence ATGGACAGACTGATCCACCTAAATGAGTACACTAAAGTTTTCCAGTTTGGTGCAGATGAAAGGCGACGAGAAGAGAAGCACACAGGAAAGAAACACCCCGCAGAGTGCTCCGAGAAGGAAAGGCATTATTCGAAagtgaaagggaaaaatgctTTCATATTGCCATCAAACAATGTGGAGGAGAGAAGCCCCTCCAGAAAGTTACACCCCTGCAAGGagagcaaaaatgaataccaCCAGTTAGGCAGTGAAGTACCTTCCTCCAGCTTGAGCTTACCCCCCAAAAGTGGCAACACTTTGAGTCACCCGCAGTATGAAGTGAAGAGGAGGGACACCAGGAAGACCCTAAACTGTTGTCTCGAAGAAGTCTGCATATGTAAAAGGTGCTACATGAACGAGTTGCacgaaaggaagaaaaggactGCAGTTTATACGTTAGAGTTTAATAACTTGGTCGACTGTGAACCTGTGAGTGGGCATCACTTAGTGAAGAGGAATGCCACCCTCGCGCATGGCTTGAAACATAAGGGTAAGCACTGTCAGGAGCGCTCTCCTGGGGAGGGAAACAGACGAGGAATGGTCGTGGAGAAGCTGCCAGAACAAATCCcgcagaagaaaaatttgttccAATTTTTGAACTCCATTTTTAGCGTGAATTAG
- a CDS encoding CDK-activating kinase assembly factor, putative (encoded by transcript PVX_080625A): MDEYKCSCCQDDVCTSSEKKLFYFDVCKHKICGECLESQLSQHNKQHCPRCKIGVTKKNVTPFDIEERVYSNQKNIRSKLTEIFNQKRHNFESTPQYNNYLEQIEDIIYLLTNEADEKKRKIIEAYIKKYERENQKVIEENNVILFENEKKKIHDIVKKEGNFYEIIKHRPLIKKSHNEVFVHSLVKENPKLFDEIKVTNITESQPQPLNPAIKNDTDIPLRRFSSEQELKKSDHAGGYDTSIVFKRCHTEFNSTIYLNI; this comes from the coding sequence ATGGATGAATACAAATGCAGCTGCTGCCAAGACGACGTGTGCACGAGCAGCGAAAAGAAGCTGTTCTACTTCGACGTGTGCAAGCACAAGATCTGCGGGGAGTGCCTGGAGAGCCAACTGAGCCAACACAACAAGCAGCACTGCCCACGTTGCAAAATAGGcgtgacgaaaaaaaatgtaactccCTTTGACATCGAAGAGAGAGTCTACTCCAACCAAAAAAACATCAGATCCAAATTGACCGAAATTTTTAACCAAAAAAGACACAACTTTGAAAGTACCCCCCAGTACAATAACTACTTGGAGCAAATCGAAGACATCATCTACCTCCTGACCAACGAAgctgacgaaaaaaaaagaaaaataatcgAAGCGTATATTAAGAAATACGAAAGGGAAAATCAAAAAGTGatagaagaaaataatgttatcctttttgaaaatgaaaaaaaaaaaatacatgacATTGTAAAGAAGGAGggcaatttttatgaaattattaaacaCAGAccacttataaaaaaatcccaCAACGAGGTCTTTGTGCATTCCCTTGTTAAGGAGAATCCAAAACTGTTTGACGAGATAAAGGTGACCAATATTACTGAGTCCCAACCGCAGCCACTGAACCCGGCCATCAAAAATGATACGGATATCCCCTTGCGCAGATTTTCCTCAGAACAGGAGCTGAAGAAGTCCGACCATGCGGGGGGGTACGACACCTCCATCGTCTTTAAGAGGTGCCACACCGAATTCAACTCCACCATTTATCTGAACATTTGA
- a CDS encoding glutathione synthetase, putative (encoded by transcript PVX_080630A): MEESDLESRVNHFYGVVQREILNFFTEEKDNNEYLSYPRIRLLIQDLMDYLNSDGFYIFTKASQGKGNLRCLQEPKLFSFALIPQKLSRSLLQLCQQCTLLYAELFDNLVCDLHFLLNVFEGIKEYDEFCGRLVGICERVYLGREGPGRDITNDVRCVIGRSDYMLDGGSGQGGLSGQGGLGGQGGTTEQRCYAKQIEYNTISVAFGNLSAALFEAHKHMLKQVYRECFPLGGEGQPRGQRGGGQPPTDVGSILEGKFQNDFLEGIVTCMEKCHEAYLAKDQPLQGRNKTVVLSILHNEDLNSFDKYKTKYELSKVGISQKCLTIRELQQLYERKKLFLNYPGETLEETLRRVNGWQGDLHTGKPALGMLSPGKLLLDLNGQEYHPGDCPGYAQHVLEVSVVYFRSLYSPDHFNETIWHVRELLEFSDAVKIPSLPYQLVGSKRIQMILLDESILKRYLSVDINKAKKSDEQIRHDMKLLQKTFALQVDPSLSQNEHIVSHAIREDHHYLLKPQREGGKNNLHGRDVSEKLMLYYKPEERDKLSFYVLMQRLFPTPFTAVHCRTRVRPSGEAPTNSSDAEMGGVTGDPPSVQCAGKSHVAEFSPEQSISEISLFHNFVFCKNVSLLNEQKGYLVRTKNARENEGGAICGISSLDSFFLV, encoded by the coding sequence ATGGAGGAGAGCGACCTGGAGAGCAGAGTGAACCACTTCTACGGAGTGGTGCAGCGGGAAATCCTCAACTTTTTCACAGAGGAGAAAGACAATAACGAGTACCTGAGTTACCCCCGGATACGACTGCTCATACAGGATCTGATGGACTACCTGAATAGCGATGGGTTCTACATCTTCACTAAGGCGAGCCAAGGAAAGGGCAACCTTAGGTGCCTCCAAGAACCCAAGCTCTTCTCATTCGCACTGATCCCACAGAAGCTAAGCCGAAGTCTCCTGCAGCTCTGCCAGCAGTGCACGTTGCTTTACGCGGAGTTATTTGACAACCTCGTTTGCGActtgcattttttactaaACGTTTTCGAAGGGATAAAAGAGTATGATGAGTTTTGCGGCAGGCTGGTGGGGATTTGCGAGAGGGTCTATTTGGGCAGGGAGGGCCCCGGGCGGGACATAACGAACGACGTGCGGTGTGTTATTGGCCGGTCGGACTACATGCTGGATGGGGGGAGCGGTCAAGGGGGATTAAGCGGCCAAGGGGGATTAGGCGGCCAAGGGGGAACGACCGAACAACGCTGCTATGCGAAGCAAATCGAGTACAACACCATTTCGGTGGCCTTCGGGAACCTGTCGGCCGCGCTGTTCGAGGCGCACAAGCACATGCTGAAGCAGGTGTACCGCGAGTGcttccccctcgggggggaggggcaaccGCGAGgacagcgggggggaggacagCCCCCAACAGACGTTGGCTCCATCCTGGAGGGCAAGTTCCAAAACGACTTCCTCGAGGGGATAGTCACATGCATGGAGAAGTGCCACGAGGCCTATCTGGCCAAAGACCAGCCACTGCAAGGGAGAAACAAAACGGTCGTCCTCTCCATCCTGCACAATGAGGACCTCAATAGTTTTGATAAGTACAAAACGAAATATGAGTTAAGCAAGGTGGGCATCAGCCAGAAGTGCCTAACGATACGGGAGTTGCAACAGCTttatgaaaggaaaaagctcTTTCTAAATTACCCGGGAGAGACCCTAGAGGAGACGTTAAGGCGGGTGAACGGGTGGCAAGGCGACCTGCACACGGGGAAGCCTGCTCTGGGGATGCTCTCCCCGGGGAAGCTCCTCCTCGACTTGAATGGCCAGGAGTATCACCCAGGGGACTGCCCCGGTTATGCGCAGCACGTGCTGGAAGTCAGCGTGGTGTACTTCCGATCGCTCTACTCGCCAGATCACTTTAATGAAACCATTTGGCACGTGAGGGAGCTGCTCGAATTTAGCGACGCTGTTAAGATTCCCTCGCTGCCCTACCAGCTGGTGGGGTCCAAGCGAATACAAATGATCCTCCTGGATGAGTCCATTCTAAAGCGGTACCTATCTGTAGACATAAACAAGGCCAAGAAATCGGACGAGCAAATACGGCACGATATGAAGCTTTTACAGAAAACGTTCGCTCTTCAGGTGGACCCGTCACTCAGCCAAAATGAGCATATCGTTTCGCATGCCATTCGGGAAGACCACCACTACTTGCTCAAGCCGCAGagagaaggggggaaaaacaaccTACACGGTAGAGACGTTAGTGAAAAACTTATGCTTTATTATAAACCGGAGGAAAGGGATAAGCTCTCCTTCTATGTGCTCATGCAGAGGTTATTTCCAACTCCATTCACCGCGGTGCACTGTAGGACGAGGGTGCGCCCAAGTGGCGAAGCCCCCACCAATTCGTCGGATGCTGAAATGGGGGGAGTGACAGGGGATCCCCCCTCCGTGCAGTGTGCGGGGAAATCCCACGTCGCTGAATTCTCTCCGGAGCAATCCATTTCCGAAATTAGCCTcttccacaattttgtgttttgcaaaaatgtgagccTGCTGAATGAGCAGAAGGGGTACCTGGTGCGGACGAAGAACGCCCGGGAGAACGAGGGGGGCGCCATTTGCGGCATCTCCAGCTTGGACTCCTTCTTCTTGGTGTGA
- a CDS encoding hypothetical protein, conserved (encoded by transcript PVX_080635A) codes for MLALLRNTLRSAKRLGNMKLFLREEDYPPGGEPTTHGATTLKSVYGSPHSKIFFNDVNILVEGQRTEEKNPTLLFNKVRNDKRHRKRAFQKRGYWKKLHYFTRKANMMSFAFKMQNIDYEKMKKLKRGEVYST; via the exons ATGCTCGCCCTGCTGAGGAACACCCTCCGAAGTGCAAAGCGCTTGGGCAACATGAAGCTGTTTTTAAGAGAAGAGGACtaccccccggggggggaaccAACGACTCATGGGGCCACTACACTCAAGTCCGTTTATGGGTCCCCCCATTCgaaaatattctttaacGACGTTAACATTTTAGTGGAGGGTCAGCGCACGGAGGAGAAGAACCCCACGTTGCTGTTTAATAAAGTTAGAAATGACAAGCGGCATAGGAAGCGGGCCTTCCAGAAAAGGGGCTACTGGAAGAAGCTGCACTACTTCACTCGCAAGGCCAACATGATGAG ctTCGCCTTCAAGATGCAAAATATCGattacgaaaaaatgaagaaactgaaaaggggggaagtgtaTTCCACGTAG
- a CDS encoding prefoldin subunit 6, putative (encoded by transcript PVX_080640A), protein MSQDKVTRIVKEINTLKTSCEKLNAQLEELITQKVENEILLEEVKNLEDDAVLHKLVGLILVREEKNKCYDTITRRIHYITGEIESRKKVISNSEEKLKKLFSDLEVHTNQRKVAIPQS, encoded by the exons ATGTCGCAAGATAAAGTGACCAGAATAGTCAAGGAGATAAACACCTTGAAGACGA GCTGCGAGAAGCTGAACGCCCAGCTGGAGGAACTGATCACGCAGAAGgtggaaaatgaaattctCCTGGAG GAGGTTAAAAACTTGGAGGACGATGCCGTGTTGCACAAGCTGGTCGGGTTGATTTTAGTtcgcgaggaaaaaaacaaatgctaCGACACCATCACTCGGAGGATTCACTACATCACGGGGGAGAT CGAAAGCAGGAAGAAGGTCATCAGCAACTCGGAGGAGAAACTGAAGAAGCTCTTTAGCGAC CTGGAAGTGCACACCAACCAAAGAAAAGTAGCCATCCCGCAGTCATAA
- a CDS encoding hypothetical protein, conserved (encoded by transcript PVX_080645A), whose protein sequence is MLREDVYSSQSYVLILKGLVNTLAHVREERRRRHLLKLITTFVGFLQRYVHLMNEQDVTLLLDVMAKCSIRKAEICQLLIQRLGKGEKNTLFYSLNSKSVCIILNSLHKVTAQGNHHPHHPYDREARRLTSDVFHFYILNRYESFSLGQLIIVLHSMHRYGYEKCRVAGLISYIAQRVLQTSNGWETSNGGSAIGASPSRGTKRRSIANSSVECEKDPQCNHRADEGTPLRRGSPPTDGPPQTDTPSFAFNPQSRHELILLHTLSCYNYCNNELLAGLLCEVKRKLFTSYSEKEVCMFLSAVSNYLAIPTPKGFKVHVTDEESNLSENNQVCASQMVRTLVLKGKRRLSSYTKFSIATIYIILSKINFFYENKHADVFFLDKLFLVKLFPKKKKKIFFPLEEDKIAVKTVISLLFSLILNGQGEIPYYGALLDGLLLRLWGGTERSSGEAVSTEVASTEAASIEATLGEHPRDANKGRRALQLLSVQNAHLLCVVYTYLHLHNMLAQLKRTNLHFFLLLLSHFDYMNCAHLRQHVSSRIHAEVSATLGMLKKKKKINLLLTNECFVFPYYVDICLAGPWA, encoded by the coding sequence ATGCTCCGCGAAGACGTGTACAGCAGCCAAAGCTACGTCCTAATCCTTAAGGGGCTAGTGAACACCCTCGCCCATGTGAGGGAGGAGCGAAGGAGAAGACACCTACTGAAGCTGATCACCACCTTTGTGGGGTTCCTCCAACGATATGTGCACCTGATGAATGAGCAGGACGTCACCTTGCTGTTAGATGTAATGGCAAAGTGCTCCATCCGGAAGGCAGAAATATGCCAGCTGCTAATACAGCGGTTAGGTAAAGGTGAAAAGAACACCTTGTTTTACTCCCTCAATTCTAAAAGCGTCTGTATCATTTTGAACAGCCTACACAAGGTGACCGCTCAGGGGAACCACCACCCCCATCATCCCTACGACAGGGAAGCTCGCCGCCTAACCAGTGACGTCTTCCACTTTTACATCCTCAATAGATACGAAAGTTTCTCCCTGGGCCAACTGATCATTGTCCTTCACTCTATGCATCGGTATGGATATGAGAAGTGCAGAGTGGCTGGCTTGATAAGCTACATCGCTCAGCGGGTTTTGCAGACCTCCAATGGGTGGGAGACCTCCAATGGGGGGAGTGCCATTGGCGCGTCACCATCGAGGGGcaccaaaaggaggagcatCGCAAACAGTTCGGTCGAATGCGAAAAGGATCCACAGTGCAACCACAGGGCAGACGAAGGTACACCACTGAGGAGAGGTTCTCCCCCCACTGATGGCCCCCCACAAACGGATACCCCCTCGTTTGCATTTAACCCGCAGAGTAGGCACGAACTCATCCTTCTGCACACACTCAGCTGCTACAATTACTGTAACAATGAGCTGCTTGCCGGCCTCCTGTGCGAAGTTAAGAGGAAGCTATTCACATCGTATAGCGAAAAGGAGGTCTGTATGTTCCTCTCTGCAGTGAGTAACTACCTGGCCATTCCCACACCGAAAGGGTTTAAAGTGCACGTAACGGATGAGGAGAGTAATCTAAGCGAAAACAATCAAGTGTGTGCCTCCCAGATGGTACGCACATTAGTGCtgaagggaaaaaggcgACTCAGCAGCTACACCAAATTTAGCATCGCCACCATTTATATTATCCTCTCTAAgataaatttcttttacgAGAATAAACATGCAGATGTTTTCTTCCTAGACAAGTTGTTCCTTGTGAAATtgtttcccaaaaaaaaaaaaaaaatattttttccccttgagGAGGATAAGATAGCGGTGAAGACGGTCATCAGTTTGTTATTTTCGCTCATTTTGAATGGCCAAGGGGAGATCCCCTACTACGGTGCGTTGCTTGACGGTCTGCTCCTGCGGCTGTGGGGCGGCACAGAACGGAGCTCTGGAGAAGCGGTCTCGACAGAAGTGGCCTCCACAGAAGCGGCCTCGATCGAAGCGACCTTGGGGGAACACCCCCGCGACGCGAACAAAGGCAGGCGGGCGCTCCAACTGCTGTCCGTGCAAAACGCCCACCTCCTCTGTGTGGTTTACACCTACCTACACCTGCACAACATGCTCGCCCAGCTGAAAAGGACCAACTTacatttcttcctcctcctcttgaGCCACTTTGACTACATGAATTGCGCGCACTTGAGGCAGCACGTGTCGTCTAGAATTCACGCGGAGGTTAGCGCGACTCTTGGcatgctcaaaaaaaaaaaaaaaataaatctccTCCTCACCAACGAGTGCTTCGTGTTCCCCTACTACGTGGACATTTGCCTGGCCGGCCCCTGGGCCTGA
- a CDS encoding myo-inositol 1-phosphate synthase, putative (encoded by transcript PVX_080650A) yields MENFQGLKFAAKAPAGSSAYGKEDGLEVKFERKEDENFVYASYEHVEAQVQKEVSGAASGASGAGGQVTLSCKKVSTNYEIKVEKLKEKKLGVLLIGIGGNNATTMLGGICANAKKLIYTNKYDVKKANYLGSVFLSSNVRLGYDAKSREHSYCPIHKLIEVYNPENITFGGWDLNNLNLKDCLVRNKVFEQDLVEKIKEEMNYVPLKSVYFKGNFIAANQQKRVNNILVGSNKLEILEQVRVQICSFKKTNNLDEVIVLWSGNTEKNIPHIEGVNDTYENILLACKNNHPSVSPSIVYALASVLENSPFINSSPQNTLVNGVVQLAEQKGIFIVGNDLKTGQTKIKNFLLDFYFGTGLKPKSIVSYNHLGNNDGKNLSSDLQFYSKKISKSNLICDYVKANEHMYADEEEEAVLSSKLTKQSADYCKGDSLLSTSTDVTDLEADYAYAEAIENQKVNSEIVIKYVPYVGDDKKAIDEYISEIFMNGKNTISLYNVCQDSLLASPILIDLILLVELSQRVYFKGGSPGASGIVPSAQSTISNPINVGGDYQLAHTIEKDKYPEFKKMECVLFLSSLFCKSPFNSSVYKTRHSFFSQLESLCNYVRIICGLPVDDHLDLPYML; encoded by the exons ATGGAGAACTTCCAGGGCCTGAAGTTCGCGGCGAAGGCGCCCGCGGGGAGCAGCGCCTACGGGAAGGAGGACGGGCTCGAGGTGAAGTTCGAGAGGAAGGAGGACGAGAACTTTGTGTACGCCTCGTACGAGCATGTGGAGGCGCAAGTGCAGAAGGAGGTCAGCGGTGCGGCTAGCGGTGCCAGCGGTGCGGGGGGACAGGTCACCCTCTCCTGCAAGAAGGTGAGCACCAACTACGAAATTAAGGTggagaagctgaaggaaaaaaaactggggGTTTTACTCATCGGCATTGGAGGAAACAACGCCACCACGATGTTAGGAGGGATCTGTGCAAATGCGAAGAAGCTAATTTACACAAATAAATACGACGTGAAGAAGGCCAATTACTTGGGAAGTGTCTTCCTCTCTTCCAATGTGAGGCTAGGCTATGATGCAAAGAGTCGAGAGCACTCCTACTGCCCCATACACAAGCTAATCGAGGTATATAACCCAGAGAATATTACCTTTGGAGGGTGGGATCTTAACAATTTGAATTTGAAAGATTGCTTGGTGAGGAACAAAGTGTTTGAGCAGGACttggtggaaaaaataaaagaagaaatgaacTACGTGCCTTTGAAAAGTGTCTACTTTAAAGGCAACTTCATTGCAGCCAATCAGCAGAAGAGAGTAAATAACATTCTTGTGGGGAGTAACAAGCTAGAAATTTTGGAACAAGTGAGGGTACAAATTTGCAGCTTTAAAAAGACAAACAATCTAGATGAAGTGATCGTCTTATGGTCTGGAAACACCGAAAAGAATATCCCCCACATTGAAGGGGTAAACGATACGTATGAGAATATTCTTCTGGCTTGTAAGAACAACCACCCGTCTGTCTCTCCAAGCATTGTGTATGCCCTCGCTTCTGTGCTGGAGAACTCCCCCTTTATTAACAGCAGTCCACAGAATACCCTCGTCAACGGGGTGGTGCAGCTGGCCGAGCAGAAGGGCATCTTCATCGTCGGGAATGATTTGAAGACGGGCCAGACGAAGATCAAGAACTTCCTCCTCGACTTTTACTTCGGCACGG GCCTGAAACCCAAGAGCATCGTCTCGTACAACCACCTCGGGAACAACGACGGGAAGAACCTCTCCTCGGACCTCCAGTTCTACAGCAAGAAGATTTCGAAGAGCAACCTCATCTGCGACTACGTGAAGGCCAACGAGCATATGTACGCcgacgaagaagaggaggccGTTCTGTCAAGTAAACTCACCAAGCAGAGCGCGGATTACTGCAAGGGGGACAGTCTGCTCTCCACCTCCACAGACGTTACAGATTTGGAAGCGGATTACGCATATGCAGAGGCGATAGAAAACCAGAAGGTGAATAGCGAAATTGTTATTAAGTACGTTCCCTACGTAGGAGACGATAAGAAGGCCATCGATGAGTACATTAGcgaaatttttatgaatggAAAGAATACAATTTCGCTGTATAACGTTTGCCAGGACTCTCTGTTGgcttctcccattttgatAGATTTAATTCTTTTGGTGGAATTATCTCAGCGAGTTTACTTCAAGGGAGGGTCCCCAGGTGCCTCGGGAATCGTTCCCTCTGCGCAGTCGACCATAAGCAACCCCATCAACGTTGGTGGGGATTACCAATTGGCGCACACAATTGAAAAGGACAAGTACccggaatttaaaaaaatggagtgcGTTCTCTTCCTCTCTAGTCTCTTCTGCAAATCTCCGTTCAACTCAAGTGTTTACAAAACAAGGCACTCGTTCTTTTCCCAGTTGGAGAGTCTCTGCAACTACGTGAGGATTATCTGCGGCCTCCCCGTGGACGACCACCTGGACCTCCCCTACATGCTCTGA